Genomic segment of Methanosarcina vacuolata Z-761:
GTATAGTTATATACTGACAGATATAGGAACAAATATTCTTAATTACAGGTATACAAATAAACATAAAAACAATTATCCAATTATGTATGTTGTGAACTACCCCTCTCTAAACTCTTCGCAAAGCTCAGAGTTTTATGGAAGGGACTTCACGCCTTATTGTTAAAAATTAATGAGGTATATGCATGGCCAGAACAGTAACTATTAACAATGTTAAAGGGGGGGTCGCCAAAACAACTACTGCAACAAACCTAGCTGCAGGGCTAGCTCGAAAAGGCAAACGGGTCTTATTAATAGACTCTGATCCTCAAGCAAACGCATCTTCAAATCTATATCCTGGATTAAGAGCAGAAAAAACAATAAAGGACTTGTTCCAGGGAACCCCGATAAACGAAGTTATTTCGCCATCCGTAGAAACCGGATTGGATATTATTCCTTCTTGCCTGGCATTCTCAACAATTGAACTGGAACTGGCTGCTCATCTTGCCAGGGAAACAGTTCTAAAAAGAGCACTGAAACCAATCGAAGAAAATTACGATATTATATTAATTGATACTCAGCCATCGGTCGGAGTGATCCCTATTAATGCATTGTGTGCAGCTGATGAGGTCATTATTCCTGTGCATGAGGCATACGCTCTGGATGCCATGAGCCAAATGGTCAAT
This window contains:
- a CDS encoding ParA family protein; the protein is MARTVTINNVKGGVAKTTTATNLAAGLARKGKRVLLIDSDPQANASSNLYPGLRAEKTIKDLFQGTPINEVISPSVETGLDIIPSCLAFSTIELELAAHLARETVLKRALKPIEENYDIILIDTQPSVGVIPINALCAADEVIIPVHEAYALDAMSQMVNVILQVKQTLNPGLVIGGILLTMYDPRTTLAKEVRERLLKNFGAILFETTIPRNIRLAECPTHKKSIFEYAPESAGAVAYQTLTEEVMKRWGMTK